A stretch of Planococcus citri chromosome 5, ihPlaCitr1.1, whole genome shotgun sequence DNA encodes these proteins:
- the LOC135848984 gene encoding DNA-binding protein HEXBP-like gives MENSGACYRCNKTGHYARSCPFNEKREDKCYKCNKPGHFARDCQENEDRCYSCSEVGHISKNCSNSNNSRGAPRSVCYTCNQSGHMSRDCTERTERVTKSNCYSCNKPGHLARECPASEKTCYDCGEVGHMRRDCSNGNGNYRNGNGNYRNGDDNYRNGY, from the coding sequence ATGGAAAACAGTGGAGCGTGTTATCGTTGCAACAAAACCGGACACTACGCTCGTTCCTGTCCGTTTAACGAAAAACGCGAGGATAAATGTTACAAATGCAACAAACCGGGCCATTTTGCACGAGACTGTCAAGAAAACGAAGATCGTTGCTACTCATGCAGTGAAGTTGGACACATTTCCAAAAACTGTTCCAATTCCAACAACTCGAGAGGTGCTCCTAGATCAGTATGTTATACATGCAATCAATCCGGTCACATGTCGCGTGATTGCACCGAACGTACCGAACGTGTTACCAAAAGTAATTGCTACAGCTGTAATAAGCCGGGTCATCTAGCACGCGAATGTCCGGCTTCGGAGAAGACATGCTACGATTGCGGCGAAGTTGGCCATATGCGAAGGGATTGTAGCAATGGTAATGGCAATTATCGCAATGGTAATGGCAATTATCGCAACGGTGATGACAATTATCGTAATGGTTATTAA